The Syngnathus scovelli strain Florida chromosome 18, RoL_Ssco_1.2, whole genome shotgun sequence genome contains a region encoding:
- the LOC125986232 gene encoding endophilin-B1 produces MDFNVKRLAADAGTFLSRAVQFTEEKFGQAEKTELDAHLENLLVRAEATKQWTEKIMKQTEVLLQPNPNARLEEFVYEKLEKKVPTRLNNHELLGQSMIDSGNEFGPGTAYGNALIKCGETQKQIGGAERELIQSSAINFLTPFRNFLEGDFKTILKERKLLQVKRLDLDAAKTRLKKARMADARAAAEQELRMTQSEFDRQAEITRLLLEGVSSTHAHHLRCLNDLVEAQTIYYAQCYQYMVDLQKQLGSFPSTFSNNNQSSVTEGANISVPTIPVSASLPTSSSRGGSTASGGFSELRSSSGSRKARVLYDYDAASSSELSLLADEVIVVSSVPGMDSDWLMGERGSQKGKVPITYLELLN; encoded by the exons ATGGATTTTAATGTTAAACGTCTCGCTGCAGATGCGGGTACCTTTCTGAGCCGTGCTGTGCAA TTCACAGAGGAGAAGTTTGGTCAGGCTGAGAAGACAGAGTTGGATGCCCATTTGGAGAATCTTTTGGTAAGAGCTGAGGCCACCAAGCAATGGACAGAGAAGATTATGAAGCAGACGGAAGTCTTATTACAGCCCAACCCAA ATGCCCGACTTGAGGAATTTGTGTATGAGAAATTGGAAAAAAAGGTCCCGACGCGACTCAACAATCATGAACTGTTGGGCCAGTCTATGATTGACTCCGGAAATGAATTTGGTCCTGGCACTGCTTATG GAAATGCTTTGATCAAATGCGGCGAGACCCAGAAACAGATTGGCGGCGCTGAGCGAGAATTGATTCAAAGTTCTGCCATCAATTTCCTGACCCCATTCAGGAACTTTCTAGAGGGGGACTTCAAAACAATCCTG AAAGAACGAAAGCTGCTGCAGGTCAAGCGCTTGGATCTGGATGCGGCCAAAACAAGACTCAAGAAAGCCCGCATGGCTGATGCTCGAGCTGCG GCAGAACAGGAGTTGAGAATGACTCAGAGTGAATTTGACCGTCAGGCTGAGATCACCCGACTGCTGCTAGAAGGCGTCAGCAGCACCCAT GCACACCACCTACGCTGCTTGAATGATTTGGTGGAGGCTCAGACGATATACTACGCGCAGTGTTACCAGTATATGGTGGATCTGCAAAAGCAGCTGGGAAG CTTCCCTTCAACCTTCTCCAATAACAACCAGTCGTCAGTTACGGAAGGGGCCAACATCTCTGTGCCCACCATACCGGTGTCGGCCTCCCTGCCCACCTCTTCCAGCCGCGGCGGCTCTACCGCCTCGGGCGGATTCAGCGAATTGCGCAGCTCCAGCGGCAGCCGCAAAGCCAGAGTCCTTTACGACTACGACGCGGCCAGCAGCAGTGAGCTTTCCCTGCTGGCTGATGAG GTTATCGTAGTCAGCAGCGTGCCAGGCATGGATTCAGACTGGCTGATGGGAGAGCGAGGCAGCCAGAAGGGCAAAGTGCCAATTACCTACCTGGAGCTACTTAACTGA
- the selenoj gene encoding selenoprotein J, with the protein MAMSAQSRALGAVIGAAVADAAAQPMHWIYNLDRLREVLADLEPTPEFRADSANPFYRRKTGEQTCYGDQAYVLLESLSQCGGVNVEDLTQRFYKFFGPETVYDLPVNDPYRKEGGPKAVLPIDGPWRHASIKVFLKNVDSGKEETGCDKDCQMDGITKLAPVVAFYAGQPEMLDQVEKVTRVTQNNDLCVAVTLAAARFLEHFILNGPSSKALEAVLAQLNDPQRQNPQELDNAIIAQLNEVKKNLAKPTQQLIPALFTNTUALPGAFQGALHGVLTSSRLDEAVRDTMRCGGCTSSRGSFIGACFGAQTGLQGIPESWKTRTLRYPRLLELVEKMFQKSA; encoded by the exons ATGGCCATGAGTGCGCAAAGCAGAGCCCTTGGGGCCGTTATAGGGGCCGCTGTAGCAGATGCAGCAG CCCAGCCCATGCACTGGATTTACAATCTAGACAGACTCCGAGAAGTTCTCGCTGACCTGGAACCCACACCAGAGTTTCGTGCCGACTCTGCAAATCCTTTTTACCGCAGGAAGACGGGCGAGCAGACGTGCTATGGAGACCAAGCTTACGTCCTGTTGGAATCGTTGAGTCAGTGTGGAG GTGTCAACGTGGAGGATTTGACTCAGCGTTTCTACAAATTCTTTGGCCCGGAGACAGTGTATGACCTGCCAGTCAATGACCCTTAccgcaaggaaggag gccCCAAAGCTGTCCTTCCGATTGATGGTCCATGGAGGCATGCGAGCATCAAAGTTTTCTTAAAAAATGTGGATTCCGGCAAAGAAGAAACTG gctgTGACAAGGACTGCCAAATGGACGGAATTACCAAGCTAGCCCCAGTGGTGGCTTTTTATGCCGGCCAACCTGAAATGCTGGACCAAGTGGAAAAAGTTACACGGGTGACCCAAAATAACGACTTATGTGTGGCTGTGACATTGGCCGCGGCTCG GTTTTTGGAACATTTTATTCTGAATGGTCCaagttccaaagctctggaagcAGTTTTGGCTCAGTTGAATGATCCACAAAGACAAAATCCTCAAGAGCTTGATAATGCAATCATTG CACAACTCAACGAGGTGAAGAAAAATCTGGCCAAGCCGACCCAGCAGCTCATACCCGCTCTCTTCACAAACACATGAG ctttgcCCGGTGCGTTCCAAGGAGCGCTACATGGAGTCCTGACATCCAGTCGATTGGATGAAGCTGTCAGGGACACCATGCGTTGCGGGGGATGCACCTCCAGCCGAGGTTCCTTCATCGGAGCCTGCTTCGGGGCACAG acTGGCCTCCAAGGAATCCCCGAGTCCTGGAAGACAAGAACGCTCAGATATCCTCGACTGCTGGAGCTAGTTGAAAAGATGTTCCAAAAATCCGCTTAA